ATCGAGATGCACCACGAAGAGGTGCCCGAGGCCGGCCCCGGCGACAACGTCGGGTTCAACGTCCGCGGCATCGGCAAGGACGACATCCGTCGCGGTGACGTCTGTGGTCCGGCCGACGACCCGCCGTCCGTCGCCGAGACGTTCCAGGCACAGGTTGTCGTCATGCAGCACCCCTCGGTCATCACGGCTGGCTACACGCCGGTCTTCCACGCCCACACGGCGCAGGTCGCGTGTACCATCGAGTCCATCGACCAGAAGCTCGACCCCGCCAGTGGTGAGGTCGCAGAGGAGAACCCGGACTTCATCAAGTCTGGCGACGCCGCTGTCGTGACCGTTCGCCCGCAGAAGCCGCTCAGCATCGAGCCGTCCTCTGAGATTCCGGAACTCGGGAGCTTCGCCATCCGCGACATGGGTCAGACCATCGCGGCCGGCAAAGTGCTCTCGGTCAACGAGCGATAGATGCAGCAAGCACGCGTTCGTCTGGCGGGCACGAGCCCCGACGACCTCGACGGCATCTGTGACGAGGTCCGCGAAATCGCGAGCAAGACCGGCGTCAACCTCAGCGGCCCGATTCCGCTGCCGACGAAGACCCTCGAGGTTCCGTCTCGGAAGTCCCCCGACGGAGAGGGGACTGCGACCTGGGAGCACTGGGAAATGCGCGTCCACAAGCGTCTGATCGACATCGACGCGGACGAACGCGCACTGCGCCAACTCATGCGCATCCAGGTGCCGAACGACGTCAGTATCGAGATCGTTCTCGAAGACTGACGCCTCCGGCACAGCGCTAAGGCGTTTTCACAACAGACAAGTACGCCCGCCGGTTGGGCTATATTGCGGGCTCGTAGATCAGCGGTAGATCGCTTCCTTCGCAAGGAAGAGGCCCGGGGTTCAAATCCCCGCGAGTCCACTCACCTCCTCTCGTCGTTCTTTCGGACTGAATTCACCGGCTGTCGTTGATCTCTGAGACGAGCGGTACGCAGCGTTAATTCGCCGCAATTTTCTGCTCGTACTCTCGCCCGGGCCGCTCGTTTTGATTCCCCGGGGAACAGATACGTAAAATAAGTAGTACGCGTCCGATACTGCTTGCGCGTACGCCATCGGAATCTGAGTTTTCCTTTACGGCTTGTTCGCCCCAAAGGCTGAAATCGGCCGTGTGTCGGTCTAACAAACGCCATCTCCAGAAATAGACCACAAAGCATTTACAACAGAATACTGTGATTTCTACACACCCCTACCAGTGGCTGGACTCTCCAGACCACAAACCGACAGGAAAGAGGAGCTGCCTCGGGAATGTCACTGCAAACACAGCAACAAAAATGACAGACTATAACGACAAAGCGCGCGCAGTAATCCTCGCAGCGCTCATGGTCTTCAGCGTCTTCGCTGGGACCGTGGCGTTCACGGGGACGGCTGCTGCGACGGCTGAGAATATTCAGGTACAAAACCTGACGAATACTCAGCCATCCGAAAGTAGTACCGTAACTCATGAACTGGATTACAACGTGGACAACGTCAGCTCGGATGGAACCGAAGACGTGTTCTTCGTTGAACTTCCTAACGAGTACAACCAATCTGCTGGAACACTGGCTGCTAACACGGAGTCAGCAGCTAACCGATCGGACGGTTCCGCCATTTCCGACTCTTCCAGCATAAGCCTCGTTGACGGTCCTGACGGTGACGGAGTTTCTGACACAATTCGTGTCGGCTACTCTCCGAGCACCGCTGCTACCAACGTTGACATGAACCTTACTGTCAACTTTGACCTGACGCATCCCGAAGTCTCCGGTAACACGGCAAAGGACGTCAGTATTTACGTCAACGACTCTAACACCACCTCTACCGATGCATCGGTTACCTCCACGGGTGCCTTCACCGTTCAGGACACTTCTGGTCCGGGTGGAGCAAAACGAGCAGGTCCGGGCGGTAGTGGTTCCTTCGACGTCTACGACGGTGAAGGTACCGTCTACGACGGCGCGAACGTCTACCAGGGCGAGTCCGACATCGAACTTGGCGGTTCGATCTCGGGCGGCGTCGTGAAGACGGCCGGTAACGACGAGGGTGCCACCCTCGAAGTGCCGGACATCCCGCAGGACCAGGCGACTGGTCGCTACACGACCAACGGGAGCAACAACGCCCCCGGTGTGACCGTGCAGCGTCCGCGTGTCACCACGCTCGACGTCAACAACCAGTACGGTGAAGACATCGCTGGTGGCTCCGTGCCCCAGGGCAACGAAACCACCGGCTCTGGCAACCTCACGGTTGTCGGTGCCTGGAACTACCGAACGGCCGAGGACCTCGAACTCACCATCGAGAACGAGAACGGCCTCAACGTGACCGGTACGGCCGTCGAAAGCGGCGGTAACATCCGCACCGCAACCAGCGGTGACGTCAACTACAACGTGGACCTCTCGGACCTCAACACCGGGACGTTCACGCTCACGCTCGAGGGGACCGACGACCTCGACTTCGGCGAGGCCTCCCAGAGCACGACCATCACCGTCACCGGTGACGACGACGTGACCCTGGACCTCGACCAGAGCACCGCAACGCGCG
This DNA window, taken from Haloplanus vescus, encodes the following:
- the rpsJ gene encoding 30S ribosomal protein S10 — its product is MQQARVRLAGTSPDDLDGICDEVREIASKTGVNLSGPIPLPTKTLEVPSRKSPDGEGTATWEHWEMRVHKRLIDIDADERALRQLMRIQVPNDVSIEIVLED